ATCGTCGTCCAAGTCGGAGAAGTTGACTTTTTGGAATTTGCCTTCAGGGGTGTAAACCACCGGGCCGACGAAAGAGCGGGTAAAGTAGCCTTGGCCTTCCGGTTCGCTGCGGTCGCGTACGATGCGGTAGTCCGCGCTCAGGTTGGCAGGCTTGCCGCTGGTGTTGGTGATGTCGAAACGGACGTTGACGAGGTAGCTGTCTTTGGTAAAGGTATAGACCTTGTCGATTTTCAGTCCGTTTGTTTCAGGCGCGCTCAAGCGGACTTCGACTTTGTCGCCGTTGAGGCTGTATTGTTTTTGCGCTGCGGTAAAGTTGACGCCTTTCAGGATGTTGTTGCCTTGTGCATCCAAAAGCTCGGACTGGGCAACGTAGGTGTATTCTTTGCTGTCGTTAAACAGGGTGAAGGGTTTGTTTTCGTCGCCATTTGCTTTGTATTTGAGCAGGGTCATTTGACGCAGATCGCCGCTTTTTTCGTCGATGACGGCTTTGACCGTGTCGGTTGTTACGGTAATCGGCGTTGCGGGGGCGAGAGCGGCTTCAGCGGCAGCGGTTGTGGCGGTTTGCTGCTGCTGTTGCTGCGCGGCTTGTTGTGCCGGATTGGGTTTGGGGCTGGGGAAGAAATGTTCCCAGCCGGCATAGATTGCCAGCGAAATGGCAAAAAATGCTATAAATCTTTTAAAATCCATAAGAGATTCCTGGAATTGACGGGTATGTAATGGAGATGAAAACTGCTTCAGACGGCATTATATAGAAACCGACGGGAAATTAAAGGAAATCAAGTTATCCGAATGATTCGAATTACGGGACGGGGTCATGTCCGTGTCCGCCGAAAGGGTGGCAGCGGGCGATGCGTTTGAGGGCGAGCCAGCCGCCTTTGAATGCGCCGTATTTTTTGACTGCCTCGACCGCATATTGCGAACAGGTCGGGGTATAGCGGCAGCGCGGCGGTATCAGCGGGCTGACGGCGTATTGGTAAAAACGGATCAGCGCGAGGATGAATTTGGACAACAGGGTAT
The DNA window shown above is from Neisseria sicca and carries:
- the yidD gene encoding membrane protein insertion efficiency factor YidD encodes the protein MNTLLSKFILALIRFYQYAVSPLIPPRCRYTPTCSQYAVEAVKKYGAFKGGWLALKRIARCHPFGGHGHDPVP